The following proteins are encoded in a genomic region of Longimicrobium sp.:
- the lspA gene encoding signal peptidase II, whose amino-acid sequence MTESVMTESMRGARALSQADAERRKLGLYLGTVGGVILLDQVTKFVVERSLQLYNPVPVLGDVFRLTYIFNRGAAFGLNLGQSSRWIFMGLAAVAVVVLWLMYRGTPWGDKLRLIAIASVTGGAIGNLIDRVRSSRGVVDFLDFGVGDVRWPVFNVADIAVTVGALMLAFSLWREEKKIEHELDPTADPVADDAGE is encoded by the coding sequence ATGACTGAATCGGTGATGACGGAGAGCATGCGCGGGGCGCGGGCGCTGAGCCAGGCGGACGCGGAGCGGCGCAAGCTCGGACTGTACCTGGGCACCGTCGGCGGGGTGATCCTGCTGGACCAGGTGACCAAGTTCGTGGTGGAGCGCTCGCTGCAGCTCTACAACCCGGTGCCCGTGCTGGGCGACGTCTTCCGCCTCACCTACATCTTCAACCGCGGGGCGGCGTTCGGGCTGAACCTGGGCCAGAGCTCGCGGTGGATCTTCATGGGGCTGGCCGCCGTCGCGGTCGTCGTCCTCTGGCTCATGTACCGCGGGACGCCGTGGGGCGACAAGCTGCGCCTGATCGCCATCGCCTCGGTCACCGGCGGGGCGATCGGCAACCTGATCGACCGGGTGCGCTCCTCGCGCGGGGTGGTGGACTTCCTGGACTTCGGGGTGGGCGACGTGCGCTGGCCGGTGTTCAACGTGGCCGACATCGCGGTGACGGTGGGCGCGCTGATGCTGGCCTTCAGCCTCTGGCGCGAGGAGAAGAAGATCGAGCACGAGCTGGACCCCACCGCGGACCCCGTCGCGGATGACGCCGGGGAGTGA